From Thermoflavifilum aggregans, a single genomic window includes:
- a CDS encoding sensor histidine kinase, producing the protein MHLLTRSTRTYVIYASIMMLVAIPLCYLLIHYLFIQDADEWLLHEKDMVVEQVQQHQFDFSVSHAPGWQTNVMIKPIQHPHEIRSDQFYTEYVRNPLNHEQVPYRVLSSVIASNGNYYQVLIRISLIDSEDLIQSLVLTIGMLWALLFIGWIMLSRIQSRRLWRPFYHTLEQLKQFQLNQHHALQLPEQETIQEFRELNQTLNHLTAHIVTTYQHEKEFTENMAHEMQTPLSIIQSQIDCLLQDKYLNAAHAEQLQHIHQAVRRLSRISKSLLLLTRIEHHQFEEIADIEFSGLIQKNLLLIEPLIEARGLQLHYQVHACPVVRMHPFLADVLISNLLSNAVRHNIESGDIEMDLMSDILCIRNTGIAQPLEDDIFNRYRTRSHPEQGNGLGLSIVREICRISGMHIHYHYAAPWHVFELHFQPVRIEDRITSQMVQE; encoded by the coding sequence ATGCACCTGCTTACCCGTTCCACACGCACATATGTGATTTATGCCAGCATCATGATGCTGGTGGCCATACCTCTGTGTTACTTGTTGATTCATTATCTGTTTATTCAGGATGCCGATGAATGGCTTTTGCATGAAAAAGATATGGTTGTGGAACAAGTCCAGCAACATCAGTTTGATTTTTCTGTTTCACATGCTCCCGGCTGGCAAACCAATGTGATGATCAAACCCATTCAACATCCGCATGAAATAAGATCTGATCAGTTTTATACCGAATATGTGCGTAATCCACTGAACCATGAACAGGTTCCATATCGGGTGTTATCATCTGTAATTGCATCAAACGGTAATTATTATCAGGTATTGATCCGCATATCATTGATTGATAGTGAAGATCTGATTCAGAGCCTTGTACTAACTATAGGAATGTTGTGGGCATTGTTGTTCATCGGTTGGATTATGCTCAGCCGCATACAGTCGAGAAGACTCTGGCGACCTTTTTATCATACACTGGAGCAATTAAAACAGTTTCAGCTGAATCAGCATCATGCCCTTCAGCTTCCGGAACAGGAAACCATTCAGGAATTCCGTGAATTGAATCAGACGCTCAATCATCTTACAGCACATATTGTCACAACTTACCAGCATGAAAAAGAGTTTACAGAAAACATGGCTCATGAAATGCAAACGCCCCTGTCCATCATTCAATCACAGATAGATTGTTTGTTGCAAGATAAATATCTGAATGCTGCACATGCGGAACAGTTGCAACATATTCATCAGGCTGTTCGCAGGTTATCACGTATCAGCAAAAGCCTGCTTTTGCTTACCCGCATCGAACATCATCAGTTTGAAGAAATTGCGGATATCGAATTCAGCGGATTGATTCAAAAGAATTTGCTGCTCATTGAACCATTGATAGAAGCACGTGGCTTGCAGTTGCATTATCAGGTTCATGCCTGTCCGGTGGTACGCATGCATCCTTTCTTGGCCGATGTATTAATCAGCAATCTGTTATCCAACGCTGTCAGACACAATATTGAAAGCGGGGACATTGAAATGGATCTGATGTCTGATATATTATGCATCAGGAATACCGGGATAGCTCAGCCGCTTGAAGACGATATATTCAACCGTTATCGTACCAGAAGTCATCCGGAACAGGGCAACGGGTTGGGATTGTCTATTGTCAGGGAAATCTGTCGCATATCAGGCATGCATATTCATTATCATTATGCTGCGCCCTGGCATGTATTTGAACTGCATTTTCAACCGGTACGGATAGAGGATCGGATTACATCACAGATGGTGCAGGAATGA
- a CDS encoding M28 family peptidase yields the protein MRFFKSFSAFPKRLFSRVCVPGRRALLGLGIWAIGTLMWSSGCHSRQSSSESASHSPLINPNIAVPAFDADSAYAYVARQVQFGSRIPGTPAHAACADWLIAHMKNWADTVYVQQTTLTAWNHEKLPCVNIIASFNPAAKERLLLLAHWDTRPWADQDPNPANRKKPFPGADDGASGVAVLLETARQLHAQKPDIGIDLFLTDCEDYGNDSVAHSFCLGTQYWAQHPHVPGYVADYGVLLDMVGGKNAHFYMEGQSQQFAGPQQTLFWNLANALGYSDFFRYDKINVTIEDDHQYVSQMAHIPCFDVIHLRDNPKNPFPPYWHTLQDNLDNIDRATLKAVGQTVLQLIYTHPAY from the coding sequence ATGCGCTTTTTTAAATCGTTTTCTGCTTTTCCCAAACGCTTATTTTCGCGGGTCTGTGTTCCCGGCAGACGAGCTTTGCTTGGACTGGGAATCTGGGCCATCGGTACACTGATGTGGAGCAGTGGCTGTCATTCCCGTCAGTCATCTTCCGAATCAGCTTCCCATAGCCCATTAATCAACCCTAACATTGCCGTCCCTGCTTTTGATGCGGATTCGGCTTATGCTTATGTGGCCAGACAGGTGCAGTTTGGTTCCCGCATTCCCGGTACCCCGGCGCATGCGGCCTGTGCGGATTGGCTCATTGCACACATGAAAAACTGGGCTGATACGGTATATGTACAGCAAACTACCCTTACGGCCTGGAACCATGAAAAACTGCCTTGTGTAAACATCATTGCCAGCTTTAATCCGGCTGCAAAGGAGCGGTTGTTGTTGCTGGCCCATTGGGATACCCGGCCCTGGGCCGATCAGGATCCCAATCCGGCCAACCGAAAAAAACCTTTCCCCGGTGCCGATGATGGTGCAAGTGGAGTAGCGGTACTGCTGGAAACTGCCCGACAGCTGCATGCCCAGAAACCGGATATTGGCATTGACCTGTTTCTGACTGATTGTGAAGATTACGGAAACGACAGTGTGGCACACAGTTTTTGCCTGGGTACCCAATACTGGGCTCAGCATCCGCATGTGCCGGGATATGTAGCCGATTATGGTGTATTGCTCGACATGGTAGGAGGGAAAAATGCCCATTTTTATATGGAAGGACAATCCCAGCAATTTGCCGGCCCACAGCAAACATTATTCTGGAATCTGGCCAATGCCCTGGGTTACTCTGATTTTTTCCGGTATGATAAGATCAACGTAACCATCGAGGACGATCATCAGTATGTAAGCCAGATGGCTCATATCCCCTGCTTTGATGTGATTCACCTGCGCGACAACCCCAAAAATCCATTCCCGCCTTACTGGCACACCCTGCAGGATAATCTGGATAATATTGATCGTGCAACCCTTAAAGCTGTGGGGCAAACCGTCCTGCAGCTGATATATACCCATCCGGCTTATTAA
- the pnuC gene encoding nicotinamide riboside transporter PnuC, whose translation MDALALQVEQFFAHVWQQLSWQEWIAVIFAVISVLCARANSIWVYPTGIVGILFSISLFVEEQNKLYPDAALNLYYLVMSIYGWYMWSRKDADQQPKEPVSWASRREYVFAAALFVTLWAGLYFWLKHYRINNVPGLDSFSSAMAATGMWLLARRKIENWIALLIADAVDIPMFYIKKLYLFCGLNIFYVIIAWLGFLAWKKIYHQQKLVSVSDCFQHAE comes from the coding sequence ATGGATGCACTTGCGTTACAGGTTGAACAGTTTTTTGCACACGTCTGGCAGCAACTCTCATGGCAAGAGTGGATAGCAGTGATTTTTGCAGTTATCAGTGTATTGTGTGCAAGGGCTAACAGCATTTGGGTGTATCCCACAGGTATTGTGGGCATTTTGTTCAGCATTTCTTTGTTTGTGGAGGAACAAAACAAGCTCTATCCGGATGCAGCATTGAATCTGTATTACCTGGTGATGAGCATTTATGGCTGGTATATGTGGTCGAGGAAAGATGCTGATCAGCAACCCAAAGAGCCCGTCAGCTGGGCATCGCGAAGGGAATATGTATTTGCTGCTGCGTTGTTTGTCACATTATGGGCAGGACTTTATTTCTGGTTAAAACATTACCGCATCAACAATGTGCCTGGGCTTGATTCGTTCTCTTCGGCCATGGCGGCCACCGGAATGTGGCTGCTGGCCAGAAGGAAAATTGAAAACTGGATCGCATTGCTGATAGCCGATGCCGTGGATATTCCCATGTTTTACATCAAGAAATTGTATCTTTTCTGCGGGCTGAATATTTTTTATGTGATTATTGCATGGTTGGGTTTTCTGGCCTGGAAGAAGATTTATCATCAGCAAAAGCTTGTATCTGTTTCAGATTGTTTTCAGCATGCGGAGTGA
- a CDS encoding response regulator transcription factor, which yields MKILIVEDEKALQQSMMQYLNTAGFQCESADNFRQALHLLDETDYDAIVLDIMLPDGDGLSLLKILKEDKKQEGVIVVSARGDVDDRILGLKLGADDYLSKPFHMAELAARLHAIIRRKQFQGMNELKAGEICVNLEGREVYVNGLPVNLTRKEYDLLLFFLANKNRVISRQALAEHLCQDHQEWFDDFDLVYAHVKNLKKKLADRGCTDCIKSVYGIGYRFIC from the coding sequence ATGAAAATACTGATTGTTGAAGACGAAAAAGCCTTGCAGCAAAGCATGATGCAATATCTGAATACTGCGGGCTTTCAGTGTGAATCAGCAGACAATTTCCGACAGGCACTTCATTTGCTCGATGAAACAGATTATGATGCCATTGTGCTGGATATCATGCTGCCGGATGGTGACGGATTATCGTTGCTGAAAATACTGAAGGAAGATAAAAAGCAGGAAGGTGTGATTGTGGTATCTGCAAGAGGTGATGTGGATGACCGAATACTGGGTTTAAAACTGGGTGCGGATGATTATTTGTCGAAACCTTTTCACATGGCCGAGCTTGCGGCACGCCTGCATGCCATCATCCGGAGAAAACAATTTCAGGGAATGAATGAGCTGAAAGCCGGTGAAATATGTGTGAATCTAGAAGGCAGAGAGGTGTACGTAAACGGCCTGCCCGTGAATCTCACTCGAAAGGAATATGATCTGCTTCTGTTTTTTTTGGCCAATAAAAACCGGGTTATTTCCAGGCAGGCACTGGCCGAACATCTTTGCCAGGATCATCAGGAATGGTTTGATGATTTTGATCTGGTATATGCCCATGTCAAGAATCTGAAGAAAAAACTTGCCGACAGAGGTTGCACGGATTGCATCAAATCCGTATATGGAATTGGTTATCGGTTTATTTGCTGA
- a CDS encoding methylglyoxal synthase, with protein sequence MNAQHPPHRVLQARKRIALIAHDHKKAELIEWAVYNKTALSRHELLATGTTGKLLEDALDVPIKKMLSGPLGGDQQIGARIAEGKVDVMIFFWDPMEAQPHDPDIKALLRLAVVWNIPIACDRATADFLMTSPLMNQEYRAILPDYNMYLHRSI encoded by the coding sequence ATGAATGCGCAACATCCTCCTCATCGGGTGCTTCAGGCACGCAAGCGTATTGCCCTGATTGCCCACGATCATAAAAAGGCTGAACTGATTGAATGGGCAGTGTATAACAAAACTGCATTGTCCCGTCATGAACTTCTGGCTACCGGTACTACTGGCAAGCTGCTGGAAGACGCATTGGATGTACCCATCAAAAAGATGCTCAGCGGGCCGCTGGGTGGCGACCAGCAGATCGGTGCCCGGATTGCAGAAGGAAAGGTGGATGTAATGATTTTTTTCTGGGATCCCATGGAAGCGCAACCCCATGATCCAGATATCAAAGCCTTGCTCAGACTGGCCGTGGTGTGGAATATTCCCATTGCCTGCGATAGGGCTACGGCAGATTTTCTGATGACTTCACCGCTGATGAACCAGGAATACCGCGCGATATTGCCTGATTACAACATGTACCTGCACCGGTCAATTTAA
- a CDS encoding NifU family protein codes for MIKTGNSTVSIYTETTPNPETMKFVVNRLLYPGKSIEFTDEASARPSPLATELFSFPFVRGVFIMSNFVTLTKVPDVQWEDVIPTLKAFLKSYLEEGRPVINEEELEKQADTAIADDDPEVVKKIKELLENYVKPAVEMDGGAIQFKHYEKGKLTLILQGACSGCPSSMITLKAGIEGMMKRLVPEVKEVVAEPR; via the coding sequence ATGATTAAAACCGGTAATTCCACCGTCAGCATATACACGGAGACAACGCCCAATCCGGAAACCATGAAATTTGTGGTAAACCGGTTGCTGTATCCGGGTAAAAGCATTGAATTTACGGACGAGGCTTCGGCGCGTCCTTCACCTCTGGCTACCGAATTGTTTAGTTTCCCTTTCGTCAGGGGTGTATTTATCATGAGCAATTTTGTAACCCTTACCAAAGTGCCTGACGTGCAATGGGAAGATGTAATCCCCACCCTGAAGGCGTTTTTGAAATCTTATCTGGAAGAAGGCCGCCCTGTCATAAATGAAGAAGAATTGGAAAAACAGGCTGACACAGCCATTGCTGACGATGATCCGGAAGTGGTGAAAAAAATCAAGGAACTGCTGGAAAATTATGTAAAGCCTGCGGTAGAAATGGATGGGGGTGCTATTCAGTTCAAGCACTATGAAAAAGGTAAACTTACCCTGATTTTGCAGGGAGCATGCTCGGGTTGTCCGTCTTCCATGATTACCCTCAAAGCAGGTATTGAAGGGATGATGAAGCGCCTCGTCCCCGAAGTAAAAGAAGTAGTGGCCGAACCCCGGTAA